The Triticum aestivum cultivar Chinese Spring chromosome 4B, IWGSC CS RefSeq v2.1, whole genome shotgun sequence sequence GTTGGAAAGTCCCTCTCAGCCTTCTGCTCCATGATTCCTTCATGCATCATCATAGAACCATCCTGTTGTCTGAATTTAATTTTCTGATCGTTGTGTTCTTATGATGTCCACTCATATTTGAGGAGAGAGGGAAAGAAACACGGAATTGAAGACACCGTTTGTTGTCCTTCCTTCTTAGAACATACGTCTCCTGTCTACCTCACAAGCATACGGCAGAATCAGGATTATATTACTGCATTAGTGACAGCTGATCACAAAACTGCACAGAAAACCTTAAGGAATAAAATAACATTTTGGCATCAAGGGGAAGAGAAGATGATTATCTGCATCGTAATGATGCAGAGGCTAGAGGTTTCAACCTCCATTTAGAAAAAATGTATGACTGCTCTCTTCTGCCGAGATCAACTTAAGTACATCCAAATCAATTATGCCCTTAGCTAAAATGCGCTCGACATACCAGCTGGCTGTGTTTGGTACATAGTAGTTGGCCTTGGCTATCTTTCTTATCCAGTAGACAAATTGTACCTAAGCCCACCATTAAAGAAAATTCCAACAGCCAATATCTGCACGATTTCTTTACAGGCAAGACATCCTTTCTTTCTGGTGGAGAATTAAAATCTCGAGAACCAACTGCAATAATATTTGCCCATGATTGGTTATCCCGCGCATTTTAATAGTATGCAAGTACATATATGTTGCCGTGTTGGAAAATGGCAGGTCAGTGTGGACTGTGGACAATGTCCATGCAGCAACTACATTGATAAATTCCTCACGCGTCTTTATCTTTTGGAGTACATTCGTTAAGAGAGTTAAGCCTAAAAGAATACTGTAGATGAGAATTTTTAATTAATTAGTTCCACGTACTGCTTGTGGTTGCTTTAGTCGGCTAGCAACCACCACAAATACTAGTCCTTGAAAAGAAATGTAGAAGCGAGCAACACAccatcctcctccctccctcctcccggACATCTTTATATCATCACGCAGCGCACGGCAATGGCGGCCTTGCTgccaccaccacgaccaccaccattGCCAATCCAAAGGGAGAAGGAAGCATGGACTGCTGCATCTGCGGCCCCATGGCCGCCATCTACAGGCCTCCGAGGAACACCATATGCTCCCCGTGCTACGAAGGTTCCAAGGCCATCATCGCCTTCCTCAACGACGGCGACCACGCCGCCGGTGACGTCCAAGGCGACCGTGGCTTGGTGACCCCCCGCGGATTGATCAAGCACACCGAAAACTCCACCAAGGCAAGAACTCTCGAATTTATTAATCCTCATGGTCTCCAATGTTGCATATCAATCGTGTATACTTAAGCTGTCACGAACTGTGATGGAGCTCTCAGCTCTGCATGTAAAGCAAGATACTTAAGCTGATGTCCTATGGCGAAATATCGTTTCCATAGAAACACGAAAGACCTGCATCTGCATGCGACGGGCGCCTTAATTAGTTCGTCCATCGTGGTTTATTTGCTCTGCCGTCACCGCCAGTACTATCTTACCGACCGGTGAGCCGCATGTCTCCGTCACAGAATTGCATGCATGTCTGAACAGGAAAGTTTGGTCGGTGAGAATGACACCTGACGCCACTCTCATGATTGACGCTTCTAAAGCTCAGTTAATAAAGTTTTAAAATGCGTAATCAGTAACACCGGGAAGTCATTACCCTAAAACTTCTTTGTTTGTGATGTTGAAGCAGGGGATGAGAGAAGCATGGGAGCAGATGAAGGAGATGAGAGACAGGGAGGAGGCGGCGAACCAGCGGGCCGGGTTCCTCGAGCAGGGCTTCGGGGCGGCCTGGATGGAGGGAGCCCACACCGACATCGTCGTCAAACCTGGAAATGGGCCGCCAATCCCGGCCCACAAGGCCATCCTGGTGAGCCGCCCTCCTTTGTCGGCCTTTGAAGTTTTGGCACTGGTGCAAGACGTTAACACCGGCCGTGCATTCCGTGCAGGCGGCGAGGTCGGAGGTGTTCCAGCACATGCTGTGCTCCGACCAGTGCAAGGCGGCCCCCGCCGGCGGCTGCGTCTCCCTCCCGGAGCTGGCCCACGACGAGCTTTCCCTCTTCTTGGCGTTCCTGTACACCGGGACCCTCGAcgcggccgcggcggcgacggcgacatcggCGTCCGAGCGACGGCTGCACGCGCTCCTGGTGGCCGCGGACAAGTACGACGTGCCGTTCCTGGGGCGGGCATGTGAGGCGCGGCTGGCAGCGGCGATGGATCCTGCGAATGTGCTGCGGACGCTGGAGGTGGCCGACCGTGTCAGCTCAGGCGGCGCGCTGAAGGAGCGCGCCATGGGCACGGTGGTGGAGCACGCGGAGCAGGTGGTGTTCTCCGACGAGTACCACGACTTCGCCGTCAGGAACGCCGGCTTGTGCGTCGAGATCACCAGGGCGCTGCTCGCCAAGGCCGCCGGCGCCAAGAGGGCGTGAAGTGCACTATGCACATGTAGTATATAGCTAGATGCATACATGCATCTTTTCTGGCAGAGAAAAGTCGTTGTATGTACATCCGTCATGCGTGTGTCTGAAACGCGATCAATGCAAGATTAATTCAGGGCTGGGCAACGTGGGACAAGATTAGTCGATGCGTCCATATAAAGTCTTTCTCCTCTCTCCTCGAACCGAACCCTAGACGCGCCgcctaaccgccgccgccgccgtttctcGCTGATCTGGGCCTCTGCTCTGCGTGGAGGCATGGACCAGACGGAAGCCCTGCCCGACGACACGCTCACCAACGTCCTCGGCCGCCTTCCGCCGTGCGACCTCGCCGCGTCCCGCTGCGTCCGCAGGACGTGGTGTGCCGTCGTCGACACCCACCGCCTCTTGgtgccgcacctgctcccgcactcgCTGCACACGGTATCTTCGTCAACTACATCGACTACAATCGCCCGCGCTACTTCGCCCGCCCCTCGGCGCAGAAGCCCGCGATCGGCTGCAACCTAGACTTCTTGCCTGGTTATGCCCATGATTACGAGCCAATCGCCGATCACTGCAACGGTCTCTTGCTTTATGGGGGTCAGACGGACTCGTTGTACGTGGCCAACCCCGCCACAAGACGGTGGGAAGATCTCTGCCGCAAGGGTGGCGACTGCAAGAGGAACCCATACCTTGTGTTCGACCCTGCAGTCTCACCCCACTATGAGGTGTTTTCGATCCCGTATGTACCCGTGGATCCTGCACAAGATTCCACGGAATGGCCACCATCCTCGTGGATGTTAGATGTATTCTCGTCTAGTACAAGGCAATGGTACCAGACGTCTTTTCTCCGCCAAGGCGAGGCTATGGGGACAGTGGCTACTGCTCGACTAGATCCTATGATGCCGTGGTCGGGCGGTCCAAGGTGGCGCTATAGTGTGTATTGGCGAGGATCACTTTATGTTCATTGCAGAGGTGTGTTTGTCGTGAGGTAATACATCGGTCTTGACACATCTTCCCGAAACAACTTCTATATTGTCTTAGTATTAGTAGTGCTTTTCTTATGTTTGGATTTGACTTATTTTATCTTGCAGATTATCTTTGTCAGATGGCAAGTACCAAGTAATTAAAATGCCAATGAATATTGCAAAAGGCCAACAGGGTATGTATCTTGGAAAATCAGAAAAAGGGGTATACCTCGCAATGATGACACATGATACAGTACATCGACTCCGGGTTTATAATCTTGTTGAATCAAGCAAACAGATCAACTGGGTGTTGAAGTATGATGTTGATCTTGAGCCATGGACAACGGAATGGTTGGACAACCTCAAGGGGTTTGACAAAACTTGGAAGCTAGATGAAGGAGATGACGATGTGGACgagggcgaagaagaagaagaagaagaagaagaagaagaagaagaagaagaagaagaagaagaagaagaagaagaagaggaggaggaagaagacgaagaggaagaagaagaagaagaagaaggagaaaatcAAGGAATGCTAAAGGGGGATAATCTGGAATGGGACTCCGACTATGATAATGTTCTGGATCTTAAAGATGGTAGGGGAGGCTTCTTTAGGCATGTCGACTGCCTTGGCTTTCACCCGTACAACGAGGTTGTTTTCTTGGATTTATCATTTAAAGTAGTGGCTTATCATTTGAAAACCTCGATGGTTCAGAATCTAGGCAACATCCGCCCAAGTGATTACCACCTTGCACACACAAATGGCATGTACGGATTATTTCCGTACACTCCTTGCATGATTGGGGAACTTCGAGAGCACGCTTCAAGGAGTCATCGTGGACATTAGCACATTTTAACTGTTTAGCTACATCAGTTTAAGGAATGATAAGCCTTCTCCAATTTACTTTTATTGACGTTGGTTACGCGGAACAAGGGTCCTGCATATTATTTAGACGATTCAAGGTTCAAGTCAAGTGTCGAGAAGTGTTAGGCGGCTTTGCTTTAGGCTGTTTCTTCAACTATTTGATCAATTTTTCCAGTTGCATAAATGAGTAGACTTCTACTACTGAATTCAAGTCAAATTTTGCACCGGTGAGGAATTTGCGGACATGTGCTATTGTGTTGTGTACTTGATTCATTTGAATCTTCGATGACTCACTTGGATGGACGGTTGGTGTGGGTGCTCAACTACAATGATTTTGATGTATTGTACCTAAAATGCCAAACATTTGATAAGAGGACACACGCTTCAAGTCGACTCAGAAAACAGGAAGATAATTTTGACCTACTGTCAGGGTGATTTTGATCACCCCGCTTCGAGTCGAAGGCGTCCTATCAGGAGACATGGAAAATAATAATTTAAACCACGCATGATGATTCCGATGGCTAAGAGAGTTAACCTCTACCTAATAAGTTTTAGATAAATAAACGTTTTTTCCTCACAACAGCAGGAATGGCTGTGTGCCGAGATGACCAGGGCGCTGCTCACCAAGGCCGCCGGCGCCAAGAGGGCATGAAGTGAAGATGTGTATAGCTAGACGCGGTTGTTTTCTGTTGCTTAATCCGGTGTAGACGGCAGGGTTTCTTTTATGTACATGTCTGTCTGAAACACATTCAATGCCAAGATTAATTCAGGTTTTGTGTCAAGTGCGTAATACAAGCAATACCAAGTTGTGGTTTTGCTCCAATTAACCCGCATGTTTTATTTCTGCGGGGAACTTAGAGAGCTTTACTCAAACAAAATAAATCTTGGGACGATCAGCCAAAAGGCTGGTCAGCGGGAAAGGAGATAGCCAACataagggcatttctaaccgatcctcTATACGGCCGTAAGGGGAGATAATTTCAATTTTCCTCCCATACAGCGCACCAATCCCCAATTCTCTGTAAGGGAGGAAAAATTATCCTCCGGCGCATCTCATTTCCCTAAATATACTCGACCATTGCGGCTCCGAGTAAAAGCCATGCCTCTCTCACGCGTTGCCCCCAGCCACCGCATCTTCGTCGGTGCGCCTCCCGACGATCGACCACCGGCCCCGCCGCTACCTCGTTGTCTTTCTTGGCCCCTGCCG is a genomic window containing:
- the LOC123094645 gene encoding BTB/POZ domain-containing protein At3g56230, which encodes MDCCICGPMAAIYRPPRNTICSPCYEGSKAIIAFLNDGDHAAGDVQGDRGLVTPRGLIKHTENSTKGMREAWEQMKEMRDREEAANQRAGFLEQGFGAAWMEGAHTDIVVKPGNGPPIPAHKAILAARSEVFQHMLCSDQCKAAPAGGCVSLPELAHDELSLFLAFLYTGTLDAAAAATATSASERRLHALLVAADKYDVPFLGRACEARLAAAMDPANVLRTLEVADRVSSGGALKERAMGTVVEHAEQVVFSDEYHDFAVRNAGLCVEITRALLAKAAGAKRA
- the LOC123094644 gene encoding ATP-dependent RNA helicase MAK5-like; amino-acid sequence: MLDVFSSSTRQWYQTSFLRQGEAMGTVATARLDPMMPWSGGPRWRYSVYWRGSLYVHCRGVFVVRLSLSDGKYQVIKMPMNIAKGQQGMYLGKSEKGVYLAMMTHDTVHRLRVYNLVESSKQINWVLKYDVDLEPWTTEWLDNLKGFDKTWKLDEGDDDVDEGEEEEEEEEEEEEEEEEEEEEEEEEEEEEDEEEEEEEEEGENQGMLKGDNLEWDSDYDNVLDLKDGRGGFFRHVDCLGFHPYNEVVFLDLSFKVVAYHLKTSMVQNLGNIRPSDYHLAHTNGMYGLFPYTPCMIGELREHASRSHRGH